In the Streptomyces sp. SJL17-4 genome, CGGCGGCCACGATCTTCTCGGCGTTGCGGCGGGCGTCGGCGCGCATCGGTCGACGGGGCGGTGTGGCGGCGTCCCGGTGCACGGGCACTCCTGACGGGTTGATAAACGGGGTGGCCCTCCATATCGTAGCGAGCGGTAACCGGAGTGCCACCCCACTTAGGGGATGGTCTTCCTTCCCCATGGGCGCGATTGACGCGATAACGCGACGAACGCGATGAACGCGATGAACGCGAAACGCGACGAACGCGATGAACGCGATGGAGATGATCGTGAAGCTGACAGAGAAGACCGTCGTGGTGGTGGGTGCGACCGGCACCCGCGAAGTCCATCCCGGCGCCATGGACTTCGACACCTGGCTGGACCGCACCGGCGCCTCCCGGATCGCCGCGTTCCTCCACGCCGCCCGCACCGCCGGGCAGGACGCGTGAGCACCTCCGCCCACACCCCCGCCAGCGCCCCCGCCACAGCCCCCGTCCCCGCCCACGGACTCGGCCGCGTCGGGATCTGGGCGGCGGATCTCGACCACCTCTCCGCACCCGAGGTCCGCAGAGCCGCCGCCGCGGTCGAGGACCTCGGCTTCGGCACCCTGTGGTTCCCCGAGACCACCGGACGGGAGGCCATGGCGCAGGCCGCGATCCTCCTGGCGGCCACCCGGCACCTCACCGTCGCCTCCGGCATGACCGACATCTCATCTACGCCCGCGACCCGGTCACGGCCGGCGCCGCGCAGCGCACCCTGGAGGAGGCGTTCCCCGGGCGGTTCCTGCTCGGCCTGTGGGAGAGCCACCCCAGCCTGGCCGAGGCCGTCCGGGGCCACCACTACGGCCCGGCCGCGGCCACCATGCGCAGCTACCTCGACGCGCTGGACGACGCCCCGTTCGGACCGCCCGGCACGGCCGCCTCACCGAACCGGGTGCTCGCCGCCCTGGACCCCGCCATGCTCGCGCTCGCCGCCGAACGCGCCCGGGGCGCGACCGTGCTGGGCATGCCCGTCGCGTACACCCGAGAAGCCAGGGCCGTCCTCGGCGAGGACGCCCTGCTGGCCATCACCCAGCTCTGCGTGCTGGGCCACGATCGCGCGGACACCGCCGACCGGGCCCGCACCACTGACCTGGCCCGCACCGCCGCCGCGGCCGCCCTGCCGAACCGCCGCGACCTGCTGCGCGGCCGGGGACACCCGAACCCGGACGCGCTCGACAGCCGGCTGGTCGACGCACTGGTGGCCCACGGCCGTGCCGAGGACATCGCCCGCCGTGTCCAGGAGCACTTCG is a window encoding:
- a CDS encoding LLM class flavin-dependent oxidoreductase: MVPRDHRTGGHGAGRDPPGGHPAPHRRLRHDRHLIYARDPVTAGAAQRTLEEAFPGRFLLGLWESHPSLAEAVRGHHYGPAAATMRSYLDALDDAPFGPPGTAASPNRVLAALDPAMLALAAERARGATVLGMPVAYTREARAVLGEDALLAITQLCVLGHDRADTADRARTTDLARTAAAAALPNRRDLLRGRGHPNPDALDSRLVDALVAHGRAEDIARRVQEHFDAGADHVSLHLVTPGPGFAPVREWERLAELLPASQHFRGRSVRGS